TACTTCCGTTAATAGATAATAAAGATGTGTAATCAAATAAGGGTTCCTGGCATTCTCGTAGATTACAAGGAAGGGAAGGCCAGTAGTTCATCTGAAGATTAATGTTCGTATGAGGAGCACCACTGAAAGAATAAAGGTGATGTAAGTAACACCTCATATTACTGCAAACATGTATGATAAATAAACATCACCAAATTAATTTAGCTATGCGAATGTTGATGTATTTAACTCTATCATGGTTCACTTGTCATGTTGTTACACTCCCCTATATGTCCCTACTCCCTAGATAGCAAATCTAAAACAGATCCATAACCTAGGAGACACACACAAACGCATATGAACAAAATATAAAACACACACACAGGCCGGATGTGAAGCGGACGTCCGCACTCGGCTTAAAGTGCGGACCTCCATCCGTTCTCCACTCTCCGGCACCGGCGACGGCGCGCCTCCACCCCAGAAGACTCCACCAGCGTTCCAGACGACTTTCCCTCCCCGGAGAGTCCATTATTTTCCAGTTTTCCGGCGATCACTCAAAACTTCAAACAAAGTCGATCTCGCCGGAAAACTGGAAAAAAAACGGACTCACCGGGGAGGGAAAGTGGTCGGGGACGCTGGTGGAGTCTTATGGGGTGGAGGCGCGCCGTCGCCGGTGCCGGAGGGTGGAGAATGGATGGAGGTCCGCACTTTAAGCCGAGTGCGGACGTCCGCTTCACATCCCTGCTGCATACATACATACATACATACATACATATATATATATCTATTGTGTGTGTGTGTGTATACACAGAGAGAGAGAGAGAGAGAGAGAGAGAGGAGGAGAGGAGAGGAGGAGGAGGAGGAGGAGGAGGAGGAGGANNNNNNNNNNNNNNNNNNNNNNNNNNNNNNNNNNNNNNNNNNNNNNNNNNNNNNNNNGAGAGAGAGAGAGAGAGGCGCATACTCCCATGCAGGTTCAATTTTGTAGTTCCAGATACCCTGCAGGTTTGCAGGCTGAGTTCCAGGGCGTGAACAGGAAATAAGAAGATATCGACCATACTGGAACAAGAGTTCCACAAAAGAAGGATCTTCATCAATTTTAAAGGTTTTCACCCTGTCAGCAGTAGAACCCAAGGCATTGTCATTTCCCTTACAATTTAAACTGGTTATATTGTTGCACTTCTTCATCTCCATGGTTTTATTTCCAAATATGCTCTTAGAGCTTTTAGAGAGCTGCAATGAGACCCGATGAAAGAGATTCTGATAGTCATCCAAATGACGAGCATAGAGGTCAGAATATGAAATTCTTTTTATTGAAGTCAATGCAGCAAGAGACTCTGAAGTCGGATTTCTCTTAGAATCAGAAGGCTTAGTAAATGGATCTTCAAATGAAGATGAGGCTACCAGAAGCAAAATAGCCCAATCTGCCTCTTCAACTCTAATTTTCTTGTCATCCAGAGAATGTATCACACCTTTGTCACCACTAATCTGCAAATCAAGAACTGCAGTAAACTGAATCCCCTTAGGATTGTCATTAGCCTTTGGTGCGATTCTTTTACCAGGACAACTTCCTTCAAGTATAATTTGATTTTGACCATTTACATGAGAACCATGATGCAACTTGCTGTCTAACGAAACTGTAAATGATAGGGACCCTGATTTGCTTGCAGAGATCTTTGTCACAATCACTTGATCAGGATTTGAAGCAAAATGCTCCCTAGTATATTTTACCTCTCCCACAGAATATTTTATCCTTGCTGTTGCAGTATCTAGGTCTAGCTCTCTGCTGTAAGTTTCTTCAGCATACTTGAGATGTAAATCATCAAATTCTAGGTTGATATTGCCGAGTAGTTGGTATACCTTCATAAAAAGTATATAACAGAATATTATTCCAGATTAACCAAAGTCTCCTCATATAATACGTTGAAGCCATCAAATTTGAACTTTAGAAGTAGCATTGACAACAATAAGCTTCTACTACTGTGAGTTTGTGACATAATTGTAATCTTGGTAAACATAAGCAGTGAATGGCAATACTCCAATAGAGTTACCGTACAAAACCTAATGGTATCTCAAAACAGACCTCTATGAGATTGTCTACTCAACTCTCTGACTGATTAAATTAGCATTCCATTATTACCAACAATCAGCAAAATTAGTAATTGTACTGAATGTGTTTATCTTCTGGCCAATACTCAGAGATTTCTATTGAGTATAATTGTATAACAAAGGAAGCATAATTGAAGTGGATGAAGTTACATACATCAGAAGGATCCCCCGTCAACTTGACCGCTGCTTCAGTAGCTTCAGCATATTTGCCATCATCAACAAGTTGCCTAACCTCAGTTAGTGCCTGCGGAGCATTTGTGTTGGTGTAGTTGCCTGGAGTTCCAGTCCAGAGTGTATCCTCTACACCAATCGAAACTTTATGTAATGAGTCTCACTACAATTTATGGTGTGTGCCTCTGTGCAAGAGAGGGAGAGAAAGAAAATAGACTTAGAATGTAGAATTGAATTCATCATTAAGAACCTGAGAAGGCAAAAATCTGAAGTCAACTAACCCTAAACCCTGTAAGAATAATCATCGTTTCAAAACATTTCTGTATATCTCAGATTTCTCACCCACCAAAATGAATACTGACGACCAAAATGTTCTCAATGACAAAGTAGGATGAACCATCCCAAAAGAGGCTCAACAATCAACACCTATACAGTATCATGCATTCAAATTCTACTCATTTTCAAGCACAACATGCACAAATCCTGATTCAATTCGTGGTCCCTCTACAAATCATTAGCTCACTCAAAAACATTAGTGAAACTGAAACCACGTTATTCTTTAATCTTTCCAACGCCTCTATAATCAAAGCCACCAAACTCACAACCCCGAGTATCTCACTTGAACCAGGATACAGGAAACCCAATAAAACACCGGTAATCACAATAGGAAATCGCAATGCAGGTCCCAATTTAATGAATGCAAAACACCTATACAATGAATGTAATCACACTGTCAAGCAGTGAAGATCCCAATCTACACTTTGTCCCACTAGGAAAATGCAATTGAACTAGAATACCAAGCATTGCAACCGACATAGATCATTTGATTGGCGCAGAGGATACTCTTGCATTCACATTCTAATCAGATACATAATTCAGAATGCCAAGCATTTCAAGCAACACCAGACCAAAACACAGAAAACCCAATTGAAGATCAGTTAATGTGAACACAATGCAAATAAAGCTTTGAACTTCACCATTAAGCTGAAGAGTTTCTGAAGCCACACCACCCCAGACCATAGCTCCAAGCCTCCCATTCCCAATTGGAATTGCATCTGTCCAGAACTTTGCAGGCCCACCAAAAGTAACCTTCAAAGGCTCAGAACGCTCCTCCTCCTTCACTAAACTAGGAGTCCAGAGGTCTTTTTCTGCAGGCTGCCGCACCAGAACCCAGTCACCATCCTCCATTGCACACAAGAATGAAAAGGGTCCAACAGAAACAAGAAGATGAACCCCCAAAAGCATATAAAGCTTGCAACTTTGAGTTTGAGTGACACAGATGAGTTGTTAGTCGGTGAAGTGGGGAAGGAGTGTGAATGAGAGTGAGACATAGTAATCAAAGCTCGTGGGGTGGTTTGGTGGTTGGGTGAAATGGGTTTTGTCTCATTGTCTGGTCTGTAGAAAAAGGTTCCCATGTAAACGGTAAACCTGTCATATTTATCTCTGTTAAGTTCAAGTTTGTTGTAAATAGTTATTACTTAGTGGATATTCTTATAATTAACCAACTAAGGTTGTTATTATAATTTACATCATGACCTTATCTTTATATAAGAGATGGTTCTCTACTCAATAATACACACATATTCTCTTATTCTCTTGGTTGTTTCTCTCATTTCTCAATCTATTTTTTTATTTTATAACACGTTATCAGCACGAATAGTTCTAACGCTAAGGTAGTTTTTTAGAAAATTTCACAACAGTCATCTTTCAACATTTTTTCCCTTATAGATCCACCTTAAACTTTTTANNNNNNNNNNNNNNNNNNNNNNNNNNNNNNNNNNNNNNNNNNNNNNNNNNNNNNNNNNNNNNNNNNNNNNNNNNNNNNNNNNNNNNNNNNNNNNNNNNNNNNNNNNNNNNNNNNNNNNNNNNNNNNNNNNNNNNNNNNNNNNNNNNNNNNNNNNNNNNNNNNNNNNNNNNNNNNNNNNNNNNNNNNNNNNNNNNNNNNNNNNNNNNNNNNNNNNNNNNNNNNNNNNNNNNNNNNNNNNNNNNNNNNNNNNNNNNNNNNNNNNNNNNNNNNNNNNNNNNNNNNNNNNNNNNNNNNNNNNNNNNNNNNNNNNNNNNNNNNNNNNNNNNNNNNNNNNNNNNNNNNNNNNNNNNNNNNNNNNNNNNNNNNNNNNNNNNNNNNNNNNNNNNNNNNNNNNNNNNNNNNNNNNNNNNNNNNNNNNNNNNNNNNNNNNNNNNNNNNNNNNNNNNNNNNNNNNNNNNNNNNNNNNNNNNNNNNNNNNNNNNNNNNNNNNNNNNNNNNCCCTACTACTCTCTCTCTCTCTCTCTCTCTCTCTCTCTCTCTCTCGCATAGATGACGAAGGCGAGCTCCGGCGCATTCATGCCCGGAGACGACGAAGAAACTCTAATCGGATGGAGGAACAAGCTCCGGTGAAATCGAGATCTATGTACTTACACTATCGTCTGCTTCTCAATTCTTCAGATCTCACACAGATAACTCATTTTTTTTATCTCATCCTTTGTTGCTCTCTACGATTCTGTAATAACTGAACGCATTCGAATTTGTGTTGATAGATCGTGATTTGATCCGAATTGCAGCAAAATCGAATGGAGTTAAAGATTGCGAGAGTTCAAATTGCGACGAGTCTCCTGACCTTAAGATGCAGCAACAGCCTGACGACGGAGTTGAGGTTAAGGCACCGCCGTCGCCGACCAGCATCCACCGCTAATTCGTCAAAGGAGGTTAAGCACAACACTTGAGAAACTCCGTTGATGGAGCGACGTCTTTTCTCTCATCGTCAACGACCAGATCTGATCTCCAATCTCATTTTTCTTGTTTGATTTTCCAATCGTCGAATTTGTTTACGCTCTTTAGNNNNNNNNNNNNNNNNNNNNTGAAATGAAACCACACAGATTCTTTTTTCTTTTTTTTTGTTAATCCGTGTATCTATATAATTATGATGAATTATTTGGTTAGTGTTAGTAATGGTGGTGTGGATGTTTTAGATGTTCATAGTTGCAGCAACTTGATTTTCCAGATTTTTGGGTTAGTAGCAGCATTTAACGTAGAATTGGTGAAAGTAGCTCTTGGGATTGGTAAGAGTAGGTTTTGGTATTTGGTAGTAGCTTTTGTTGTGTTTGATAGTAGTTTTTGTTGCTACTAGTAGTAGTTTTTCTTGCCTGCAGTAGTAACTATTGGTTTGGGTAGTAGTAGCTATTGGTACGGGTAACAGTAGCTTTATTTGTTGGCGGTAGTAGCTTTATTTGTCGTCGTAGCTTTATTTACCGGTGACAGTAGTTTTATTTGTCGGTGGTAATAGCTTTATTTTGTGATGGCAGTAGGTTTTGTTGTTGGTAGTAGTAGCTTTAGTTATCGGCAGTAGTAGCTTTTAGTTAGTACTTTTTGTTGTTGGTTGTAGCTTTTCTTTCTGATGGTAGTAGTTTTTGTCGCTGACAATAGTAGTTTTTCTTTCCGGTGGTAGTAGCTTTTCTTTTCTGTGGTGGTTGTAGTAGCTTTTGTTGCCGGTAGTAGTAGCTTTTTGTTATCAGAAGTAGTAGCTTTTATTACTGGCGGTAGTAGTTTTTGTTTATAGCATCAGTAGCTTTTGTTGCCAGAGGTGGTAGTTTTTGTTGCCGGAAGTAGTAGTTTTTGTTACCGGAAGTAGTAGCTTTTGTTACCGAAAGTAGTAGCTTTTGTTACCGGCAGTAGTAGGTTTGATTGCTGGCTGTAGTAGTTTTTGTTGCTAGCGGTAGTAGCTTTTGTTGCAATAATAGCTTTTGTTGTTGGTTGTAGTAGCTTTTGTAGGTAGGGATAGTAGCTTTTGTTGCCGGTTGTAGAAGCTTTTGTTGTTAGTAGTAGCTTTTGTTTGCGGCAGTAATAGCTTTTGTTGCTGACAGTAGTAGCTTTTGTTAGTGACGGTAGTAGCTTTTGTAGTAAGTGGTAGTAGCTTTTGTTGTTAGTTGTAGTAGTTTTTATAGCTAAAGATAATAGCTTTTGTTGCTAGAGGTAGTAGCTTTTGTAGTCGGTGGTAGTAGCTTTTCTTGGCGGTAGTAGCTTTCGTAACTGTCGGAAACCTCGCCGAAGTTGGCCGGAGACATCGCCGGAGGTCGGCCGGAGTCCGTCGGAGATCTCGCCGGAGATCTATCGGAGACTTTTCCGGGAAGGAGAGTGGTTGTTGACGTTTTACATTAGTGACATTTTTGTAAATATAAGAGAGAAAATCTAATTTTTTGGTTGGATGGCAGTCTGTAATTTAGTTGAACTTCAATACCTTTATTTAAGCTTGGGTGGACTTATGTGGGTAAAAATATTTGGGTGGACCTCTATAGGATAAAATGTCTCAAAATGGACTTCTATGTAATTGGCCCGTAGTTTTTATGCAGCATATGGAAGAGAGACCGTTGATCAATTGATGGAAGAATCATTCAACATGGTTCAAAATTTCAATCACAAACAAGCTCTCGGATTGGATTAGAAGTTTAGTCCACCAATATTCTCGGTTCTGACACATAAGATGAACACTCATTGATTCGCTTTGCATCGAGTAAAGTTTTCTAAATTCTATTATAATTCATGTTTCTTTCAAACCTTGATTACATGAAAAACCATCCTGAAGCATGAACCATATGTTGTTTATGTTTCGATCTTGTGATTTTGATGCTTATTAACTTTGATTGCATATTGAAAAATCCGTCTACGATGCATGAGCACCAAATATATTTTATTAGTCTATTTGGTTAATACATATGAACATGAAATGTCATATAAGTTTTCTTATGTTATTAGAATTGGAAAAGGAAAATATAGCACCAAAAGGAAAATCACTACGGAGGCTAGTAGCCACCGAAATCAACCTTCGCAATTGCCTAGTAGTGCAGACAAGGAGGCACATGGATCAGCAAAAAGTATAGTTTTTCATGATATCCAAACTCAGGATCATGCATGCATTCCAGAAGTAGTGCTTGTAACCATTAAGGTTTTACCATTAATTTGGTCAATGATAGCAGACGTTACATATATTCCATATTCATTATGCCTGAAGCATTTAGCGATAAGAAGGAATTAATATTGCTCTTAATGGGGTTTAAATAAAATCCGTTAGTAAATGTTACGTCAATGATATAACGACATTTCAGTGCTAATCATGTTACTTAATTGTAGTTTAATATGTATATTTTGTCAGTTACAAATTTGAATTGTATCAAATTCAATATGTCATTTAAGGACATGTAATGCCAGAAACATTTACCAATTTACAACCCATATTATGCTACAAGCATTATGGGCCAAATTATTGTGCAAATTATGATATAAACATTATGAATTTAATATTCGGTTACGTCAATTTGAATAATTGCCATTATAATTCATTATGTTAGAAGCATGAATTTTGGGTTTAATTACGTAATTATTATATAAACGTTATGGCAGTAGCATTTACCTCATTTATTACTAATATAGTAATACATAATGTCATAAGCATTAATGAGATTTAAACCCATAACCGCTACATAAATGATATTTGTTATTGACTTTATGTCGGATCCTAATTTAATGTCAATTACGAATTAGAATCATATTCATTTCAATTTGACGTTTATGAGGGTATAATGCCAGAATCAATTACACATTTATAACCCCATAAATTGTGTTTGAAGCATTAGGGTTTAATTACGCTATTATTACATCAATGTTATGCTAGAAGCATTTATCCAATTTAATACTTATGTGTAATGCTAGAAGCATTAATGAGATTTGAACTCATTGCCTTTGGTACTTAACCGTTGCATAAATGATATTTATAGTAATTTATGTCATATATTAACTGTCGGTTACCAAATTCAAATCGTGTCAGTTTTATTTAATTAGTTCTCAATTATGTTATCGTTTATATCGATAATTATTATGAGTATGTAATGACACATTAATGCCAGAAGCAATTGGTGATGCAAATGAGTTAGTTTTGCAAGTAACCGCTACGTTATTGACATTTATTGGTTCAGTAATTTTATTGCATATGCATTATGTCGATGTGAATTAAATTGTTTCCGTTATAATTTAATTTATTTTGGTTTCATATAATTACTTTCACATTAAGTTTGTATGTTACGATTTAATAACATATATTGCATTGGTTTATGTTATATTGGTGAATATTAATGATGTTAAGTCAGAAGCTTAAATCAAGCCTGAATATACACAAATTGAGCCAGATGTTCGACGCAAGCTGCAAGGCTAGCACATAAGCTGCCATGTGTCGCCATGAGTCCATACAATGAATATAATTCTTCTCAAACTAGGCTCATCCAGTTGGATGCAATGTCTAGGCAAGTTCTTTTGAGGCTGTGTACTTAAGTGAGCCTCGCTCCACCACCTCATCATTGCTTACCTGGTCGTATACAATTGGAGTTACCAAAAGGGTTGACTAATAACATTGCATTTCTTGGTAGACCATTTTGAGTCCAGTAGGCCCACTCTCCTTATACGGGACCTAGAAGCCCAACATACCTCTCAGATTGTGCCCCTTATACTTGTAAAGTATGAAGAAGTTTATTTCTTTCACTTTAATTAAAGTAAATTTCTTTAGTCCAGCAGAATCAAATAAAAGGAAAATAATCTAATGACACTGGATTTTCGTACCTAGTCATTATGTATGTCTATAAGACATTCCAAATACTTTCTCATAATGGCTGTTGTTAAATATTCACCATATTTTGTAATACCCCGGAAATTTGATATTAGTTTCTAATATTATTTGGGAATTTTTGAGTTAGAAGTTAGTGTGTTTGAGGTTCGAAGGAAGAGCGGAAGTGTTCGGATGCGTAATTTACCCGAAAGGGTTTCTTTTTCGTTCAGGGTCATAGAGTTGACTTTTTATTCGTTGGGTTTCTTGAGAAACCTTCTTCACGAAAGTTGTAGAGCATGACGATACGAGTTCGTAGACACGTGGCACGCGTAAAACGGATTTCGTATGAGAAAGTTATGGTCAGTAGAAGTTATGGCTTTTCGAGATTATGTAGGTTAAATAGGAAAATTTTCATTTTGGGTCCTCATAATTTTCAGAACCCATTTTCTTCCCCTTTCTTCTCCCTCCCCGACCCCGAGAGAACCCAAGCTCCCCAGTCGACCCGACCCGGACCCGGTTGACCCGACCCGGATTTTTCGGCCATCTCCGGCCGACCTAGGCGACGGCACCAGTCGGAGTTGCTTCTCCTTGGCGGCGCAATCTTCCCTGTGTTGGTGGATGAGGATGACCCGAGCTGAGCTGTGCAAGCCGAGCGCCACAGTGAGGGCGGGCGACCCGGTTTGCAACCCGATTGGATTCCTTCCTCCGGCGGCGGCGACGCGGCTTGGAACCGGTCGGGATAGGAAGTGTTAGGCGTCCTCGTTCGATCCTTGGTGGTCTTGAAGCTCAAATCGCGGTGTAGAGTTACGGTGGTGAATCCCAATCTTTCCGGCGAGTTTCCGGCATGTTTCCGGCTGATTAGGGCGAAACCTCAGGTATTAAAAGTGTTCCTTTTGCTGTGCTCTTTAAGGTTGCTGTTGGAAGTTTGTTGAGTTGTTAAAATTTCGGGGTGGCACGTGGGGCCCACTCGCCGCCGCCTGTGGTGGCGCGTGCCTGTGCGTCCGGTAGTGTCTGTGGTGTTTTGGGGTGTTGGTTAGGTAGTACTCTTCGTTACGAGCGTGTTGGTATGTGGGTTGTAGGTTTTGGTTACCATTATTGCATGCTAGGGTTTCCACTTGGTGCTAAGTTCTGTTCGGTTCAGTTTTGGGTAAATCCGAACATGAGAATCTGGTTAGTAGTTCTATAGGTTGTGTAGGACGTTTCGGTGACCTTTTAGAGGTCAAGGAGGAGGATTTGTCTCGAGTGACAAGCTCGTGGGTTAGGATATGAGTTTCGGTTCGAGTCGGATAATGTTGTTGTTGATAGTTACTAAGGTTAACGTTTTTGTTAATAGGTGACTTGTGGAGTATGGTTTTGAGCTATATGCTTGTGTTGTGCGTGTGAAGACGCAGCGGGAGTTAAGGTGAGTAAAATCTCATCAAGGTCCACTTTGTGGCCTATTTATTTTGATGATGATTGTGATGTTGATTTTGATGATGATTTGATGATGATTATGATGGTGATTTTGATGATGATGATAATTATGGCTAATTGTGAAGTTGTTCTTGAAAGAAAATGATTTTGTTTTTAAATATAAATGAGCTTGATTGTCAACGGCTCATGGTAAGTGAAAACAAGTTTTCTGTTAATAATATAATCTTTCAAAAGGACTTCCGATCATGAGTCATAATTCGAGTCGGTAGATTATCCTTATTTTTAATATTTATATCCATGTGTTTATGTGTGAAAGACACGTTATGATAATGTGATAGTGTGATGTAGAATTGTTGTTTAATTAGTCAAACCGGATTCCAAGCCTTTAATCAGGTGATTGGTTACGGTTATGATGATATTATTATTTTTGTGATCTGATAAGTGTTATGATGTGAGAGTAATAGAATGTGTGCCTTAGTGGTGAGTGAGTGCATTCGTTGTGGAATGGTGCCTTAGGGGTGATTGTTGCATTAGTTGTGAATGTGTGTGCCTTAGTGGTGATGGTGTGCATTAGATTAGGAGCCTTCGTGGTGGACCGGGAACCAAGCCTTGGCCGGATGATTGGTTACGGTCAGTATAGAGCTCTAGTCTGTCGGTACTTCATGGGGGATGACTATGTGTTGACGAACTCATGAGTACGTGTTTGTCTAGTTACTTATGGGGGATGACTATGCGTTGACGAACCCATAAGTAAGAGTACATAAACGATTGTGTGATGTTTTTATATGATGTCATTTAATTTCCTTGTTTCGAGTATTTCCTGAACTATGCTTGTCCGCAGGAGATTCTCTAATTTTAATTGTGTGATTTTAATGGAAATCCTGAACTATACTTTTTGTAGGATTTCATTTATGATTTTGAGTGATTGTGAATTTTTGTGTTTTCTTAATTTCTCCTTTCGATTTCTCTTGTTTGTAAGTGTTTTTCTGAATTTATTTTTAATGCATGAATTCTTGGTGTTTATCTTATGTGTTGTTGGGTTGAGTATGTTGTTAGAGATTTACTCATACGAGCTTTTAAAGCTTACCGGGTTTGTTGTTTACAACCCGGTGCACCAATCCATGGTGTAGAGGTTGTTTTTGCAGGTCAGGATTAGTAGAGTTGAGGCTGCGGCAGTTAGGCTTGTTCCTCGTGTTTACTTTCTAGATTTTTATGAGTATTGAGGGAGGTTTTACCTGTTTCAAATTATTCTTTCACAAGTTGTAAAACTAAAGTGTTGTAATGTTTGTTTTTCTTTTAGTTATCATGCCTTGAATTTGGAATTTTTATTTATCCAAAATTCGGGGTGTG
The window above is part of the Fragaria vesca subsp. vesca linkage group LG2, FraVesHawaii_1.0, whole genome shotgun sequence genome. Proteins encoded here:
- the LOC101296458 gene encoding alpha-L-fucosidase 2-like — its product is MEDGDWVLVRQPAEKDLWTPSLVKEEERSEPLKVTFGGPAKFWTDAIPIGNGRLGAMVWGGVASETLQLNEDTLWTGTPGNYTNTNAPQALTEVRQLVDDGKYAEATEAAVKLTGDPSDVYQLLGNINLEFDDLHLKYAEETYSRELDLDTATARIKYSVGEVKYTREHFASNPDQVIVTKISASKSGSLSFTVSLDSKLHHGSHVNGQNQIILEGSCPGKRIAPKANDNPKGIQFTAVLDLQISGDKGVIHSLDDKKIRVEEADWAILLLVASSSFEDPFTKPSDSKRNPTSESLAALTSIKRISYSDLYARHLDDYQNLFHRVSLQLSKSSKSIFGNKTMEMKKCNNITSLNCKGNDNALGSTADRVKTFKIDEDPSFVELLFQYGRYLLISCSRPGTQPANLQGIWNYKIEPAWDGAPHTNINLQMNYWPSLPCNLRECQEPLFDYTSLLSINGSKTAKVNYEASGWVVHQVTDIWAKTSPDRGQAVWALWPMGGAWICTHLWEHYTYTMDKDFLKNKAYPLLEGCASFLLDWLIEGRGGYLETNPSTSPEHMFIAPDGKQASVSYSSTMDISIIKEVFSAVLSAAEVLGKTQNTFVENVRNAQSRLPPTKIARDGSIMEWAQDFEDPEVHHRHVSHLFGLFPGHTITLGKNPNLCKAVDYTLYKRGEEGPGWSTTWKIALWARLHNSEHAYRMVKHLIDLVDPEHESDFEGGLYSNLFTAHPPFQIDANFGFSAAVAEMLVQSTVKDLYLLPALPRDKWANGCVKGLKARGGVTVNICWNEGDLHEVGLWSKDNTTVQKLHYRGSTVTANISSGRIYTFNKQLKCVRTASL